A window of Auraticoccus monumenti contains these coding sequences:
- a CDS encoding SDR family oxidoreductase has product MTGRLDGRTVLVTGANGGLGAQFVGQALERGARRVYAAARSPRSWDDDRVVPLALDLLDPAGVTAAAQEASDVDLVVNNAAVAPPEDRSLLAGDEEEMRRIFETNVYGNLRVVRAFAPVLAAHGGGALLNVLSLAVWAPVPSAYAASKAAMWSATNALRFELAAQGTTVTGLFVGLVDTPMSTHQPGPKSTPADVVAQAYDGVVSGAFEVLADESTRLVKSMLSRPAEELHALVTGAVAELVS; this is encoded by the coding sequence ATGACGGGACGACTGGACGGCCGGACGGTGCTGGTGACCGGCGCGAACGGCGGGCTGGGAGCGCAGTTCGTGGGTCAGGCGCTGGAGCGGGGAGCGCGCCGGGTCTACGCCGCGGCCCGCTCGCCGCGCAGCTGGGACGACGACAGGGTCGTGCCGCTGGCGCTCGACCTGCTCGACCCGGCCGGCGTCACGGCGGCGGCGCAGGAGGCCTCCGACGTCGACCTCGTGGTGAACAACGCCGCCGTGGCCCCGCCGGAGGACCGCTCGCTCCTCGCGGGGGACGAGGAGGAGATGCGGCGCATCTTCGAGACCAACGTGTACGGGAACCTGAGGGTGGTCCGGGCCTTCGCCCCCGTCCTCGCCGCGCACGGCGGAGGGGCGCTGCTCAACGTGCTCTCCCTCGCCGTCTGGGCGCCGGTGCCCAGCGCCTACGCGGCCTCCAAGGCCGCCATGTGGTCGGCGACCAACGCGCTCCGGTTCGAGCTCGCCGCCCAGGGGACGACGGTGACCGGTCTCTTCGTCGGGTTGGTGGACACCCCGATGTCCACGCACCAGCCCGGCCCCAAGAGCACGCCGGCCGACGTGGTGGCGCAGGCCTACGACGGCGTGGTGAGCGGCGCCTTCGAGGTGCTGGCCGACGAGAGCACCCGCCTGGTGAAGTCGATGCTCAGCCGACCCGCCGAGGAGTTGCACGCCCTCGTCACCGGTGCGGTGGCCGAGCTCGTCAGCTGA
- a CDS encoding TetR/AcrR family transcriptional regulator: MSGAPARPLRADARRNREAILRAARATFAAQGIFAPTDRIAAEAGVGNATLYRNFPTREDLLAAVIDESVRDALAASETLERDLPPGAALQEWLFQLVWQLRSWQDLPTGIATAISHDDSPVQDICTRLTARTSQLLERAQRDGAARDVPARSVFELVTAVSWAVDRFADDEERARERVALATAGVFVVGSPEPAAAGHGGG, from the coding sequence ATGTCGGGAGCACCGGCCCGTCCGCTGCGCGCGGACGCCCGTCGCAACCGCGAGGCGATCCTGCGGGCAGCGCGCGCGACCTTCGCCGCGCAGGGGATCTTCGCCCCCACCGACCGCATCGCCGCCGAGGCAGGCGTGGGCAACGCGACGCTCTACCGCAACTTCCCGACCCGGGAGGACCTGCTCGCTGCGGTCATCGACGAGAGCGTCCGCGACGCCCTGGCGGCCTCGGAGACGCTGGAGCGCGACCTGCCACCGGGCGCGGCGCTGCAGGAGTGGCTGTTCCAGCTGGTCTGGCAGCTGCGCAGCTGGCAGGACCTCCCGACCGGGATCGCCACCGCCATCTCCCACGACGACTCCCCTGTGCAGGACATCTGCACCCGTCTCACCGCCCGCACCTCCCAGCTCCTCGAGCGGGCCCAGCGGGACGGCGCCGCTCGCGACGTGCCGGCCCGGTCGGTCTTCGAGCTGGTCACCGCGGTGTCCTGGGCGGTGGACCGGTTCGCCGACGACGAGGAGCGCGCCCGCGAACGGGTCGCCCTGGCGACCGCCGGGGTGTTCGTCGTCGGGTCGCCGGAGCCCGCCGCAGCGGGCCACGGCGGCGGCTGA